Proteins found in one Janthinobacterium lividum genomic segment:
- a CDS encoding Mov34/MPN/PAD-1 family protein, whose amino-acid sequence MPESGGILLGYVRGQHLEIIEATEPTSADKRRMFFFLRRPQGHQEIARRQWDESQGLIRYLGEWHTHPENVPLPSCLDRREWRNSASKRADGRSQVGLIVGREDLHIELTYHSGKYTVCRKQFESEHVR is encoded by the coding sequence ATGCCGGAGAGTGGCGGGATACTGTTGGGGTACGTAAGGGGCCAACATCTGGAAATAATCGAAGCAACAGAGCCAACCTCGGCCGACAAGCGAAGGATGTTTTTCTTCCTAAGGCGTCCACAGGGTCATCAGGAAATCGCTCGGCGTCAATGGGATGAAAGTCAGGGCCTGATTCGTTATTTAGGGGAGTGGCACACACATCCCGAGAATGTTCCGTTACCTTCCTGCTTGGACAGGCGGGAATGGCGAAACTCTGCCTCCAAGCGAGCTGATGGCAGGTCGCAGGTTGGACTCATTGTCGGCAGAGAAGACCTTCATATTGAGCTAACTTATCACAGTGGTAAATATACAGTATGTCGTAAGCAGTTCGAATCTGAGCATGTACGCTAA
- a CDS encoding SMI1/KNR4 family protein, with amino-acid sequence MANLFLKFLNGLSGSLKPKPTTNSHSKQIQRIKTKLTNAQKADKELKVFGADSHQYRIKPPAPEREVSAFEKRFSLVLPECYRSFLTSLGNGGQSTCGSAAGPFYGIYPLGHGVDELAERPASHLNNPAIINPAITDEEWERLIERIKDDDEISDEEYEKEREKIYGGLLPIGSQGCTCIHALVLNGPHAGRVVNLDLDLHRPQFAFEMNFLDWYERWLDEVIAGYLTEGGPTWFGYTMRGDDNQLMHAYAEANNRDTKLEALKGLTKLATATDENCRKLLELCGEEDAEIRRLALAMLTKFSYLMARQSLHAHILSDDYDCLAACQNINWYAKNKANEWSALLRSRLPKVHTSETFRVISYLLVESSMDFSEDFRPFCTHEDENIRVTAFYSLGKLRNKNNLVDLFILGLDDISAKVVHSALQALAGVQDQRLLKAYDRVLERFKTDENYVLTNLKHRFKEMGRII; translated from the coding sequence ATGGCGAATCTTTTCTTAAAATTTCTTAATGGCCTGTCGGGAAGTTTGAAACCTAAGCCGACAACAAATAGCCATAGTAAACAAATCCAACGTATCAAGACGAAACTAACGAACGCGCAGAAGGCAGACAAGGAGCTCAAGGTCTTTGGCGCGGATTCTCATCAATATAGAATCAAGCCGCCGGCGCCAGAACGCGAAGTCAGTGCCTTCGAAAAACGCTTCTCACTGGTTTTGCCAGAATGTTATCGTTCTTTTTTGACTTCGCTGGGCAACGGCGGACAATCTACTTGCGGATCAGCCGCAGGGCCATTTTATGGAATATATCCGCTTGGTCACGGTGTAGATGAACTCGCCGAAAGACCGGCATCACATTTGAATAATCCTGCAATCATTAATCCCGCCATAACAGACGAGGAATGGGAAAGATTGATAGAGCGTATCAAGGATGATGACGAAATCTCGGACGAGGAATATGAAAAGGAGCGAGAGAAAATCTACGGAGGGCTATTGCCAATCGGCTCACAGGGATGCACGTGTATTCACGCCCTCGTTCTAAATGGCCCGCATGCTGGTCGGGTTGTGAACTTGGATCTCGACTTACATCGACCGCAGTTCGCGTTCGAGATGAATTTCCTTGATTGGTATGAGCGCTGGCTTGACGAAGTAATAGCCGGTTATCTAACGGAAGGTGGTCCGACATGGTTCGGTTACACAATGAGAGGCGATGACAATCAGCTAATGCATGCGTACGCTGAGGCGAATAACCGTGATACGAAACTTGAGGCCCTCAAGGGACTCACCAAGCTTGCTACTGCGACCGACGAGAATTGCCGCAAACTGCTTGAGCTTTGCGGTGAAGAAGACGCGGAGATTCGCCGCCTCGCGCTCGCGATGCTGACTAAATTTTCGTACCTCATGGCCCGGCAATCCCTTCATGCGCACATTCTTAGTGACGATTATGATTGCCTCGCGGCCTGCCAGAACATTAATTGGTATGCCAAGAATAAAGCGAATGAATGGAGCGCCTTGCTGAGAAGTCGCCTACCGAAAGTCCATACGTCAGAGACATTTCGAGTGATATCTTATCTACTGGTGGAGTCGAGCATGGATTTTAGCGAAGACTTCAGGCCATTCTGCACGCATGAGGATGAAAACATTCGCGTGACCGCATTCTATTCACTCGGGAAACTGAGAAACAAGAATAATTTGGTTGATCTTTTCATTCTCGGATTGGATGATATTTCCGCAAAAGTCGTTCACTCAGCACTTCAGGCACTTGCAGGCGTCCAGGACCAAAGACTTCTAAAGGCATACGATCGTGTTTTGGAAAGGTTCAAGACCGATGAAAATTACGTTTTGACCAACCTGAAACATCGATTTAAGGAGATGGGGCGGATCATCTAG
- a CDS encoding transposase gives MSKQRRTFPPEFKQQAACLVLDQGYSHVEASRSVGIGESVLRRWVQQLQLERHGITPQSKAMTPDQQRIQELEARIERLEREKSILKKATALLMSEGIERTR, from the coding sequence ATGAGCAAGCAAAGACGTACGTTTCCCCCTGAATTCAAACAGCAGGCAGCATGCTTGGTGCTGGATCAAGGATACAGCCACGTGGAGGCAAGCCGGTCGGTCGGCATCGGCGAATCAGTGCTGCGCCGCTGGGTGCAGCAGCTTCAGTTAGAGCGGCATGGCATCACGCCACAGAGTAAGGCAATGACGCCTGATCAGCAGCGAATACAGGAACTCGAAGCACGCATTGAGCGTCTCGAGCGGGAGAAGTCTATTTTAAAAAAGGCTACCGCGCTCTTGATGTCGGAAGGGATAGAACGTACGAGGTAA
- a CDS encoding sensor domain-containing phosphodiesterase has protein sequence MALTARPGDEPQRLAALHALHLLDTGTSEDLDNITRLCHSLFEVSGAYISLIDARQQWIKSQSGPDMCAASRELSFCDHTVSQRALMLVEDAAADARFADNPLVAGPPYIRFYAGAPLLTPEGHAIGALCVTDTRRRSFDAAQRRQLQQLAALAMSPLLLRRAIGRVDSLTAMPNKYQLREDLASLVPVDASAQGASTSLRSLAYIDMPDATTSFEIASVLGPRIHDELIRNVGQRLQILLRGEADVYHISDGRFALLSHAGRGDTLGLHLRGLTAALEEPVESMAVPLNLPSYGGIVRVEPTHDSLRDAPRKAVAALHEALARRQRWSDYDAEADVLHQRRFRLLNDIQDALLPNQADGRGLTLDFQPKLDLRSNRYHGGEALLRWRHHELGPISPAEFIPLVERTALIRPVSAWVVAAALRQMAAWKDEGLPVKLAINLAAPNFEEADLIKRLEAACRETGIEPSMVEIECTEGLWMHSPAVLNLLHEIRALGMGLALDDFGTGYSNFAYLQQVPASVVKIDQSLIRHLDTSPRDRRIAQSLIALAKELEYHIVAEGVETAETLALLREWGVDEAQGYYMAKPLTAEAFAVHLRATFDHL, from the coding sequence ATGGCCCTGACGGCCCGGCCCGGCGATGAACCGCAGCGCCTGGCCGCGCTGCATGCCCTGCACTTGCTCGACACGGGCACCTCCGAAGACCTGGACAACATCACTCGCCTGTGCCACTCCCTGTTCGAGGTCAGCGGTGCCTACATCTCGCTCATCGACGCTCGGCAACAGTGGATCAAGTCGCAAAGTGGCCCTGATATGTGCGCGGCCTCGCGTGAGCTGTCCTTCTGCGACCATACCGTCAGCCAGCGCGCCCTGATGCTGGTTGAGGACGCTGCCGCCGATGCACGCTTCGCCGACAACCCGCTGGTCGCAGGCCCCCCGTACATCCGCTTCTACGCGGGGGCGCCGCTGCTCACGCCCGAAGGCCACGCCATCGGCGCCCTGTGCGTGACCGATACCCGGCGCCGAAGCTTTGACGCTGCCCAGCGCCGGCAACTGCAACAACTGGCCGCGTTGGCCATGTCGCCGCTGCTGCTGCGACGTGCCATCGGACGGGTCGATTCCCTGACCGCCATGCCCAACAAGTACCAGCTGCGCGAGGATCTGGCGTCGCTGGTGCCGGTCGATGCGTCGGCGCAGGGCGCGTCGACGAGCCTTCGCTCGCTCGCCTACATCGACATGCCCGACGCCACTACTTCCTTCGAGATCGCTAGCGTACTGGGCCCGCGCATCCACGACGAGTTGATCCGCAACGTCGGCCAACGCCTGCAGATTTTGCTCAGGGGCGAGGCCGACGTGTATCACATCAGTGATGGCCGCTTCGCGCTGCTCTCGCATGCAGGCAGGGGCGATACGCTGGGCCTGCATCTGCGCGGCCTGACGGCGGCACTGGAAGAGCCGGTGGAGAGTATGGCAGTTCCCCTGAACCTGCCCAGCTATGGTGGCATTGTCCGCGTGGAACCGACCCACGACAGCCTGCGCGATGCACCGCGCAAGGCAGTGGCTGCGCTGCACGAGGCGCTGGCACGGCGCCAGCGCTGGTCCGACTATGATGCCGAAGCCGATGTGCTGCACCAGCGGCGTTTCCGCTTGCTCAATGACATTCAGGATGCGCTGCTGCCTAATCAAGCGGACGGGCGCGGCCTGACATTGGACTTCCAGCCCAAACTGGACTTGCGCAGCAACCGCTATCACGGCGGAGAAGCGCTACTGCGCTGGCGGCATCACGAGCTGGGGCCGATTTCGCCGGCGGAATTCATCCCGCTGGTCGAGCGCACCGCCCTGATTCGGCCCGTGTCGGCATGGGTCGTCGCGGCGGCTCTGCGGCAGATGGCGGCATGGAAGGACGAGGGCTTGCCGGTCAAGCTCGCCATCAACCTGGCGGCGCCCAATTTCGAGGAGGCGGACCTGATCAAACGTCTTGAAGCGGCTTGCCGGGAAACCGGGATCGAGCCGTCCATGGTGGAGATCGAGTGCACCGAGGGCTTGTGGATGCATAGCCCGGCGGTGCTCAACTTGCTGCACGAGATCCGTGCGCTGGGCATGGGACTGGCCCTGGATGACTTCGGTACTGGCTACAGCAATTTCGCCTACCTGCAGCAAGTTCCGGCCTCGGTGGTGAAAATCGACCAGTCGCTGATCCGCCACCTCGACACCAGCCCGCGCGACCGGCGCATCGCACAGTCGCTGATTGCTCTAGCTAAGGAGCTGGAGTACCACATCGTAGCCGAAGGCGTCGAAACAGCGGAAACCTTGGCGCTGCTACGCGAGTGGGGCGTGGATGAAGCACAGGGTTACTACATGGCCAAGCCACTAACCGCCGAGGCCTTTGCAGTGCATCTACGGGCAACGTTCGATCACCTGTAG
- a CDS encoding methyl-accepting chemotaxis protein — protein sequence MISAHEKQKTLSVAARLGLSFALVLAMMLVLTVVSIRKVNSIEGSLTTVSEDNNVKQRYAINFRGSVHDRAIALRDLTLVGDTEVKDVVLLIDRLDADYQQSAKPLDEIFSAHGVHAPNTKEREALARIKAVEARSVPLAARIMALRASGDADGARRVMLAEAKPAFIEWLATVNAFIDLQESMSQAESAKARSTARGFQTFMLVLLAIAMVAGAVLAMLITRSIGRALGAEPDEVKQLALAVDRGELYHTVTLRRVESGKHQSIMAALAEMSGNLRSTVTEVRDAASGVATISAQIAAANGDLSARTEDQAASLEETASAMEQLTATVKQNDGHAHEANQLAHNASDIAKEGGAIVDEVVHTMAAINTSSRKIVDIIGVIDGIAFQTNILALNAAVEAARAGEQGRGFAVVATEVRNLAQRSAAAAKEVKQLIDASVDNVEAGTRLVERAGETMEQIVASVRQVTDVMGEISSASREQSLGIEEVHKAIALMDQVTQQNATLVEQASAAVGSLQDQARHLTHAVGVFQLGRPSPAAQVMDLALSLEDATVQIAEPASPPPLRLVNVGKRARG from the coding sequence ATGATCAGTGCACATGAGAAACAAAAAACGCTCAGTGTCGCCGCCCGGCTTGGGCTGAGCTTTGCCCTGGTGCTGGCGATGATGCTGGTGCTGACGGTGGTGAGCATCCGTAAGGTAAATTCGATCGAAGGCAGCCTCACGACGGTGAGCGAGGACAATAACGTCAAGCAACGCTATGCCATCAACTTTCGTGGCAGCGTCCATGACCGCGCTATCGCCCTGCGCGACCTGACCCTGGTAGGCGATACCGAGGTCAAGGATGTCGTATTGCTGATCGACCGCCTCGACGCCGACTACCAGCAGTCGGCCAAGCCCCTCGATGAGATCTTCTCCGCCCATGGAGTACATGCACCCAATACGAAGGAGCGCGAGGCCCTGGCCCGGATCAAGGCGGTAGAAGCCCGCAGTGTGCCGCTGGCCGCGCGCATCATGGCTTTGCGCGCCAGCGGTGACGCCGATGGCGCGCGCCGGGTCATGCTGGCCGAGGCCAAGCCGGCCTTTATCGAATGGCTGGCGACGGTCAATGCGTTCATCGATCTGCAGGAAAGCATGAGTCAGGCCGAATCGGCCAAGGCACGTTCGACGGCACGCGGCTTCCAGACCTTCATGCTGGTGCTGCTGGCGATCGCCATGGTGGCCGGCGCGGTCCTGGCCATGCTGATCACCCGCAGCATCGGCCGCGCCCTGGGTGCCGAGCCTGACGAAGTCAAGCAGCTGGCATTGGCGGTCGATCGCGGCGAGCTGTATCACACCGTGACGCTGCGGCGGGTCGAGTCCGGCAAGCATCAGAGCATCATGGCCGCGCTCGCCGAGATGAGCGGCAATCTGCGCAGTACCGTGACCGAGGTACGGGATGCCGCCTCCGGTGTCGCCACCATCAGCGCCCAGATCGCCGCCGCCAATGGCGACCTGTCGGCCCGTACGGAAGACCAGGCCGCCTCCCTGGAAGAGACCGCCTCGGCCATGGAACAGCTGACCGCCACCGTCAAGCAGAATGACGGCCATGCACACGAGGCCAACCAACTGGCCCACAACGCCTCGGACATCGCCAAAGAAGGCGGTGCCATCGTGGACGAAGTGGTGCACACCATGGCAGCAATCAATACCTCCTCCCGCAAAATCGTCGACATCATCGGCGTGATCGACGGCATAGCCTTCCAGACCAACATCCTGGCCCTGAATGCCGCCGTGGAAGCGGCACGCGCCGGAGAGCAGGGGCGCGGCTTCGCGGTGGTGGCCACCGAGGTACGCAACCTGGCCCAGCGTAGCGCCGCAGCGGCCAAGGAGGTCAAACAGCTCATTGATGCCTCGGTGGACAACGTGGAGGCAGGCACGCGCCTGGTCGAACGCGCCGGCGAGACCATGGAGCAGATCGTGGCCAGCGTGCGGCAGGTCACCGATGTGATGGGCGAGATTTCCTCGGCCAGCCGTGAACAAAGCCTGGGTATCGAAGAGGTGCACAAGGCCATCGCGCTGATGGACCAGGTCACACAACAGAACGCCACCCTGGTGGAACAAGCCAGCGCCGCCGTGGGTAGTCTGCAAGACCAGGCCCGGCACCTGACGCACGCCGTAGGGGTGTTCCAGTTGGGCAGGCCCTCTCCGGCGGCACAGGTCATGGACCTTGCCCTCTCTCTCGAAGATGCCACTGTGCAAATCGCGGAACCGGCCTCGCCGCCCCCGCTGCGCCTGGTCAACGTCGGCAAGCGTGCCCGTGGCTAA
- a CDS encoding DUF1348 family protein, whose amino-acid sequence MSSSTEIRPPLPPFTRESAIEKVRLAEDGWNSRDAAKVSLAYSLDTKWRNRAEFANGRDEARAFLDRKWSKELEYRLIKELWAFTGNRIGVRYAYEWCDDSGNWFRSYGNENWEFNEDGLMANRYACVNDLPIKESERLFHWPLGRRPDDHPSLSDLGL is encoded by the coding sequence ATGTCATCCAGTACTGAAATTCGTCCGCCCCTTCCGCCATTCACCCGCGAGTCAGCGATTGAAAAGGTCCGCCTCGCTGAAGATGGATGGAACAGCCGCGATGCGGCAAAGGTTTCCCTGGCCTATAGCCTGGATACCAAGTGGCGCAATCGCGCTGAATTCGCCAATGGCCGCGACGAAGCGCGAGCCTTCCTTGATCGCAAGTGGTCCAAGGAATTGGAATATCGTCTCATCAAGGAGCTGTGGGCGTTTACAGGGAACCGCATTGGTGTGCGCTATGCCTATGAATGGTGCGATGACTCCGGCAACTGGTTCCGTTCCTATGGGAATGAGAATTGGGAATTCAATGAAGATGGGCTGATGGCCAACCGTTACGCCTGCGTCAACGATCTCCCCATTAAGGAATCCGAGCGCTTGTTCCACTGGCCGTTGGGACGCCGCCCCGACGATCATCCGAGCCTGTCCGACCTGGGTCTGTAA
- a CDS encoding TetR/AcrR family transcriptional regulator — protein sequence MDTSQDSPLNARLLASTEKLIYSGGIHATGMDAIVRESGVARRSIYKLYPNKEELVAAALQGRDERWMSWFIEETSRASTPIGRLESVFLALRQWFDAADFHGCAFINAAGELGVTNPEIGAVSARHKERLLSYLRELTNESGLANPDEVATYFLILIDGATAVAMVTGDASAADSAGRAAALLLSTLPRQAGSSSPNR from the coding sequence ATGGATACTTCCCAAGACTCGCCCCTTAACGCCCGCCTGTTGGCAAGCACGGAGAAGCTCATTTACTCCGGGGGCATTCACGCGACTGGCATGGACGCGATAGTCAGAGAGTCGGGTGTGGCTCGGCGCAGTATTTACAAGCTTTACCCAAACAAAGAGGAGCTGGTGGCAGCGGCCCTGCAGGGGAGGGACGAGCGGTGGATGTCGTGGTTTATTGAGGAAACTTCGCGGGCCAGTACGCCTATCGGGCGGCTGGAGTCGGTGTTTCTCGCTCTCCGGCAGTGGTTTGACGCTGCTGACTTCCACGGATGTGCCTTCATCAATGCGGCGGGTGAGTTGGGCGTTACGAACCCCGAAATTGGGGCCGTTTCTGCGCGGCATAAAGAGCGTCTGCTTTCCTACCTTCGTGAGCTGACCAATGAGTCAGGTCTGGCGAATCCTGATGAAGTCGCAACCTATTTTCTAATCCTAATCGACGGCGCGACAGCAGTTGCCATGGTCACTGGCGATGCTAGTGCCGCCGATAGTGCAGGCAGGGCGGCAGCCCTGCTTTTATCAACCCTGCCGCGACAGGCAGGATCTAGTTCACCTAACCGTTAA